Below is a window of Candidatus Poribacteria bacterium DNA.
TGGGTTGTCCCCAGAACCGGCGATCACCGCGCAACGACCATCGAAGCCATATTTCTCTATGTAATACGCCGCGAGACTCCCCACAATGGAATCTGGACGTGTGAGCGCGGGCAATTTCGATTGGAGTGCTTCCACACCGCCCGGTAAGCCATCAGCGGTTGCAGTCAACAGGGCGGAATCCCACACCTTGCCTCGGTAGTTCATGAGCGACATCCCACATCCGTTTCCATAATCTATAGGCACGTCGGCATTACCTGTCAGCACTGCTGGAATGAAACTGCTAATCAATTGGACTTTTGCTGTCGCGGCATAGCATTCGGGGAATTGTTCTCCGACACGGCGCACAACGGCACCTGTGAAGCGGAGCGGCGCGTCCGAACCAGATAGGTCAATCATCTCCGATTTTCCGCCGACCCCGTTTCGGACAGCATCGGTTTGTGAAGTCGTGTTCGCGGTCATCCAGATGGGTGCATTCGGATACGCAAATGCATCTTTTAGCAGGATTTGTAAGTCGCGAGTATCTTCATTAAAGTTCTGGAAACTTGCGAGTTGCGCCAAAATCGCATCTGCATCTCGGTTCAAATAGACATGCCCGTGTTGCTGTCCTGATGTGTTGATGAGGAGGATGTTCTCAAGTGGCACGCCTGCCTCGCGCATGTCAGCAAACAGCGCGTCAAGTGAGGCGAGATACATCAGCGGTGGCTGTTCGGCTTCACCTTCCTCTCTCGGTGGCAAGATATAATCCTCTCCGATACCGAATTGGTTGAGACGGGTATCGGCGCGATAATCAAGCGAATGCTCAAAGCATTTTTCCGCTGTGTCTATGTCAATGACGACAGCAGATAGGCTTTGTGTGCTTGAATCTAAACCGAGAGCGAGTTTTTCTCTTGGCACAAGTTTCTCCTATACATCCGGCAATCAAGGATTGCGTTTAATTCCCCGGATAGGCGCGGTTTTCTAATTCTGCGATGAATTTCTCAGCGGCGATAGCGGCTGCGGCACCGGCACCCGCAGCGGTGATCGCTTGACGGAAGACATGGTCATGCACATCACCGGCTGCATAAACACCGTTTATGTTCGTGCGCTGCATTTCATCCACAATGATATACCCTTGCTCGTCCATATTTATGACATCTGTAAAGAGCTCTGTGTTCGGAATATGTCCAATAAAGATGAATACACCGTCAATCGGGAAGGGTTGCGTTTCACCGGTTTTAACGTTTTTGAGGGTGGCACCAGTAACTTTTTCTCCATCGCCATTGATCTCCTCAACGACGGTGTCCCAGATAAACTTAATTTTATCGTTTTTGAAGGCACGTTCCTGCATAATTTGGCTCGCGCGGAGCTGATCGCGGCGGTGGACGATATACACCTCAGAGGCGTACTTGGTTAGGAAAATGCCCTCCTCCAACGCAGCGTCCCCGCCACCAACGACAACGAGCCGTTGATCTTGGAAGAAGAACCCATCACACGTCGCGCAGTAGGAGACACCGCGTCCGCCATATTCCTCTTCACCCGGAATATCGAGCGTGCGCGGTGAAGCACCTGTCGCGATAATCACGGATTTCGCACGGTATTCTTTCTCGTAGGTGGTGACGGCGAATGGGTGTTGCGAAAAATCAACCGCTGTTACGGTGTCAAATTTGACTTGGGTGCCGAACCGCTCCGCCTGCTCTTGCATACCTTGTATAAAAACTCCCGCCTCGTTACCGAAGAAGCCGGGATAGTTTTCCAAGTCAAGTGTTAAAGAGAGTTGTCCGCCGAGTGCCTCTCCTGTAATCAGGATAGGTTCAAGCATCGCACGTGACGTATAGACACCTGCGGAAAACCCAGCGGTGCCACCGCCAATAATCACGATATTTCGATCTTCTATGTTGTTTGTATGAGTATCCATAATTTTAATTTTGTGCTAAGCGTTAAACGACACTG
It encodes the following:
- a CDS encoding xylulose kinase, whose product is MPREKLALGLDSSTQSLSAVVIDIDTAEKCFEHSLDYRADTRLNQFGIGEDYILPPREEGEAEQPPLMYLASLDALFADMREAGVPLENILLINTSGQQHGHVYLNRDADAILAQLASFQNFNEDTRDLQILLKDAFAYPNAPIWMTANTTSQTDAVRNGVGGKSEMIDLSGSDAPLRFTGAVVRRVGEQFPECYAATAKVQLISSFIPAVLTGNADVPIDYGNGCGMSLMNYRGKVWDSALLTATADGLPGGVEALQSKLPALTRPDSIVGSLAAYYIEKYGFDGRCAVIAGSGDNPQSKVPVAGDLLSLGTSFVNMVSTDGDTLDPEGFANAMYDGINRPFMFGCRTNGAMVWDAVRSHYGLAKEEYAPAEAALQTVTPGQFMTFWQPKTESFPVSGAFALIHATAQSTLAEDYAGIIETSLAAVYIYSTVFTKQTQEPLYVTGGATESPEIMRRVAGIWNRPTLPVEKGGAALGAAVAGVKALFDADSGMEAQPFDVEAFSAAVLKRGEPIQPHPADIAAYHGEGKYLQQFREKYEKIMEEY
- the trxB gene encoding thioredoxin-disulfide reductase, with protein sequence MDTHTNNIEDRNIVIIGGGTAGFSAGVYTSRAMLEPILITGEALGGQLSLTLDLENYPGFFGNEAGVFIQGMQEQAERFGTQVKFDTVTAVDFSQHPFAVTTYEKEYRAKSVIIATGASPRTLDIPGEEEYGGRGVSYCATCDGFFFQDQRLVVVGGGDAALEEGIFLTKYASEVYIVHRRDQLRASQIMQERAFKNDKIKFIWDTVVEEINGDGEKVTGATLKNVKTGETQPFPIDGVFIFIGHIPNTELFTDVINMDEQGYIIVDEMQRTNINGVYAAGDVHDHVFRQAITAAGAGAAAAIAAEKFIAELENRAYPGN